The Roseicyclus marinus genome has a segment encoding these proteins:
- the ybgF gene encoding tol-pal system protein YbgF, producing MRRALALGPVLALCLGLAAPPAWAQDRAQTLADIRQELSVLFVEIQRLRGELNTTGGATAPSGGGTLLSRVDAIEAELRRLTSLTEDLQIRVDRIVTDGTNRVGDLEFRLCELETDCDISSLGDTPRLGGGTADAAPAAPITPSQPTGGANLAVAERGDYERALAAYESGDYAAAAQLFEAFTQTYPGGPLSAEAHFLRGRAEAEQGSWSRAARAYLDAFTANPEGPRAPASLVNLGISLGELGQTDEACLTLGEVGLRYPGDPAIPEAEAARLRLGCS from the coding sequence ATGCGCCGCGCGCTGGCTCTCGGCCCGGTCCTTGCCCTCTGCCTCGGTCTTGCCGCGCCCCCCGCCTGGGCGCAGGACCGCGCGCAGACGCTCGCCGACATCCGTCAGGAGCTTTCGGTCCTCTTCGTCGAGATCCAGCGCCTGCGCGGCGAATTGAACACGACCGGCGGGGCCACGGCCCCCTCGGGCGGCGGCACCCTCCTGTCGCGCGTCGACGCGATCGAGGCCGAATTGCGCCGCCTCACCAGCCTGACCGAAGATCTCCAGATCCGCGTCGACCGCATCGTCACCGACGGCACCAACCGCGTGGGCGATCTCGAATTCCGCCTCTGCGAGCTGGAAACCGACTGCGACATCTCCAGCCTCGGGGATACGCCCCGCCTTGGCGGCGGCACCGCCGATGCCGCGCCCGCCGCCCCCATCACGCCCAGCCAGCCCACCGGCGGCGCCAATCTCGCCGTGGCCGAACGCGGCGATTACGAACGCGCGCTCGCGGCCTATGAAAGCGGCGATTACGCCGCCGCCGCCCAATTGTTCGAAGCCTTCACCCAGACCTATCCCGGCGGCCCCTTGAGTGCCGAGGCGCATTTCCTGCGCGGCCGGGCCGAAGCCGAACAAGGCAGCTGGAGCCGCGCCGCCCGTGCCTATCTCGACGCCTTCACCGCCAATCCCGAAGGTCCCCGCGCCCCCGCCTCCCTCGTCAATCTCGGCATCTCGCTGGGTGAACTTGGCCAGACGGACGAGGCCTGCCTGACCCTGGGCGAGGTCGGCCTGCGCTACCCCGGCGATCCCGCCATCCCCGAGGCGGAGGCCGCCCGGCTGCGTCTCGGCTGTTCGTGA
- the pal gene encoding peptidoglycan-associated lipoprotein Pal, with amino-acid sequence MTFSLRSAALLLIVALSVSACARGGLNDGAGGFNGQGGAGTASDPTSIAFFNQSVGDRVLFAVDQSTLSIEAQSILSAQAQWLLANTEYRALIEGHADEQGTREYNLALGARRASAVRDYLVSQGVPDSRLSTVSYGKERPIEICSNESCYQQNRRAVTVLSAGAGV; translated from the coding sequence ATGACCTTTTCCCTGCGCAGCGCCGCCCTCCTTCTCATTGTCGCCCTTTCCGTCTCGGCCTGTGCCCGTGGCGGGCTGAATGACGGCGCGGGCGGCTTCAACGGCCAGGGCGGGGCGGGCACCGCCTCCGACCCGACCTCCATCGCCTTCTTCAACCAATCCGTGGGTGACCGCGTGCTCTTTGCCGTGGACCAATCCACCCTCAGCATCGAGGCGCAGTCGATCCTCTCGGCCCAGGCCCAGTGGCTTCTGGCCAACACCGAATACCGCGCCCTGATCGAAGGGCATGCCGACGAACAGGGCACCCGCGAATACAACCTCGCCCTCGGGGCGCGCCGCGCCTCGGCCGTGCGCGACTACCTCGTGTCGCAGGGCGTGCCCGACAGTCGCCTGTCCACCGTCAGCTACGGCAAGGAACGCCCGATCGAGATCTGCTCGAACGAAAGCTGCTACCAGCAGAACCGCCGCGCCGTGACGGTGCTTTCGGCCGGCGCCGGGGTCTGA
- the tolB gene encoding Tol-Pal system beta propeller repeat protein TolB, protein MLTRRSLLLTGSALAATPLLPARARAQAGPLRLEITEGVIEPLPFALPTFIARNGGAADAAADISRVIAADLRGTGLFRQIPESAHISTITAFDAPILYPDWQAINAQALIVGEVEEQGGRLIVRFRLFDVFSQQPLGEGLQFVGSRDGWRRMAHNVADQVYERITGETGYFDTRVVFVHEEGPKNARLKRIALMDYDGANVQFLTDSRNLVLAPRFSPNGDRIIYTSYESGQPRVYLMDVANLQPRPLEAVSAGNMTFSPRFTPDGGSVVFSMEQGGNSDIYRVAVGGGARTQLTNAPSIETAPSFSPDGSRMVFESDRTGGQQIYVMPAAGGEPARISRGTGRYGTPVWSPRGDYIAFTKQEAGRFHIGVMRTDGSEERLLTASFLDEGPTWAPNGRVLMFTRETAGTDGAPAVYSVDISGRNLQRVATPGMASDPSWSPRLP, encoded by the coding sequence ATGTTGACCCGTCGTTCGCTCCTTCTCACCGGTTCCGCGCTCGCCGCGACCCCGCTTCTGCCCGCCCGTGCCCGCGCGCAGGCAGGCCCCCTCCGGCTCGAGATCACCGAGGGCGTGATCGAACCCTTGCCCTTCGCTCTCCCGACCTTCATCGCGCGCAATGGCGGGGCCGCCGATGCCGCCGCCGACATCAGCCGCGTCATCGCCGCCGATCTGCGCGGCACGGGGCTGTTTCGCCAGATCCCCGAAAGCGCGCATATCTCGACCATCACCGCCTTCGACGCGCCGATCCTCTATCCCGATTGGCAGGCGATCAACGCGCAGGCCCTCATCGTGGGCGAGGTCGAGGAACAGGGCGGCCGTCTCATCGTGCGATTCCGCCTCTTCGACGTGTTCAGCCAGCAGCCCTTGGGCGAGGGGCTGCAATTCGTCGGTTCCCGCGACGGCTGGCGGCGCATGGCCCATAACGTGGCCGATCAGGTCTATGAACGGATCACCGGCGAAACCGGCTATTTCGACACCCGCGTCGTCTTCGTCCACGAAGAAGGGCCCAAGAACGCCCGCCTCAAGCGCATCGCGCTGATGGATTACGACGGGGCCAACGTCCAGTTCCTGACCGACAGCCGCAACCTCGTGCTGGCGCCGCGCTTCAGCCCCAATGGCGACCGGATCATCTACACCAGCTACGAAAGCGGCCAACCCCGCGTCTACCTGATGGATGTGGCCAATCTCCAACCCCGCCCGCTCGAGGCCGTGTCGGCGGGCAACATGACCTTCTCGCCCCGTTTCACCCCGGATGGCGGCTCGGTCGTGTTCTCGATGGAACAGGGCGGCAATTCCGACATCTACCGTGTCGCGGTGGGCGGCGGCGCGCGCACCCAGCTGACCAACGCCCCCTCCATCGAAACCGCGCCCTCCTTCTCGCCCGATGGCAGCCGGATGGTTTTCGAGAGCGACCGCACCGGCGGGCAGCAGATCTACGTCATGCCCGCAGCCGGCGGCGAGCCTGCCCGCATCAGCCGCGGCACGGGCCGCTACGGCACGCCCGTCTGGTCGCCGCGTGGCGATTACATCGCCTTCACCAAGCAAGAGGCCGGGCGCTTCCACATCGGCGTCATGCGCACCGACGGCTCCGAGGAACGGCTCCTGACCGCCTCCTTCCTCGACGAGGGCCCGACCTGGGCCCCCAACGGGCGCGTGTTGATGTTCACCCGCGAAACCGCCGGGACCGATGGCGCGCCCGCCGTCTATTCCGTCGACATCTCGGGCCGCAACCTGCAACGCGTGGCCACGCCCGGCATGGCGTCGGACCCGTCCTGGTCGCCCCGCCTTCCCTGA
- the tolR gene encoding protein TolR, translated as MGVSLATNSGSRRRGRGRRANLRPMSEINVTPFVDVMLCLLIIFMVAAPLMTVGVPIDLPDTSAEALPSEEEEPLTITLTPEGEVMIQTTAVPMGDLIPRLQAIAAERESTRVFLRADGTIPYEDVMRVMGALNAGGFREIGLVTDAGGPRLDGTGQ; from the coding sequence ATGGGGGTCTCGCTCGCCACCAACAGCGGATCGCGCCGCCGGGGCAGGGGCCGCCGCGCCAACCTGCGCCCCATGTCGGAAATCAACGTGACGCCCTTCGTGGACGTCATGCTGTGCCTTTTGATCATCTTCATGGTCGCAGCCCCCCTGATGACCGTGGGCGTGCCCATCGACCTGCCCGACACCTCGGCCGAGGCGCTCCCCTCCGAGGAAGAGGAACCGCTGACCATCACCCTCACCCCCGAGGGCGAGGTGATGATCCAGACCACCGCCGTGCCCATGGGCGACCTGATCCCGCGCCTTCAGGCCATCGCCGCCGAGCGCGAGTCGACCCGCGTCTTCCTGCGCGCCGACGGCACCATCCCGTATGAGGACGTGATGCGCGTCATGGGCGCGCTCAATGCCGGCGGCTTCCGCGAGATCGGGCTGGTGACCGATGCGGGTGGTCCGCGTCTCGACGGCACGGGACAGTAG
- the tolQ gene encoding protein TolQ yields the protein METQTLALAQEADYTLIALFFRATFIVQLVMLGLIAASIWVWAVTFTKARMYRRARANATAFDAAFWSGEPLDELYDQMAENPSSAYERVFVAGMTEWRRSLRDDGGLIPGVQQRVDRSMDVAIARESERWTHGLNFLATTGSAAPFVGLFGTVWGIMRSFQEIAISGNTSLAVVAPGIAEALLATGLGLLAAIPAVILYNKLSADADSLVTGLEGFADEFSTLLSRQLD from the coding sequence ATGGAAACCCAAACGCTCGCTCTGGCGCAAGAGGCGGATTATACGCTGATTGCGCTCTTCTTCCGCGCGACCTTCATCGTGCAGCTCGTGATGCTCGGCCTGATCGCCGCCTCGATCTGGGTCTGGGCCGTCACCTTCACCAAGGCCAGGATGTATCGCCGCGCGCGCGCCAACGCGACCGCCTTCGATGCCGCCTTCTGGTCGGGCGAACCGCTGGACGAGCTTTACGACCAGATGGCCGAAAACCCCTCCAGCGCCTATGAACGCGTCTTCGTCGCGGGCATGACCGAATGGCGGCGCTCCTTGCGCGACGATGGCGGGCTGATCCCCGGCGTGCAGCAGCGCGTCGACCGCTCCATGGACGTGGCCATCGCCCGCGAAAGCGAACGCTGGACCCATGGCCTCAACTTCCTGGCCACGACAGGCTCGGCGGCACCCTTCGTGGGTCTCTTCGGCACCGTCTGGGGCATCATGCGCTCGTTCCAGGAAATCGCCATCTCGGGCAACACCTCGCTCGCCGTCGTGGCACCGGGGATCGCCGAGGCGCTTCTGGCCACGGGTCTCGGCCTTCTGGCCGCCATTCCCGCCGTGATCCTCTACAACAAGCTCAGCGCCGATGCCGACAGCCTCGTGACGGGCCTCGAAGGTTTCGCGGATGAGTTTTCCACCCTCCTGTCGCGGCAGCTCGACTGA
- the ybgC gene encoding tol-pal system-associated acyl-CoA thioesterase translates to MTHSLQIRVYYEDTDLAGIVYYANYLRFIERARSEMVRAAGIDQTALKSAGLVFAVRRVEADYLSPARFDDVIEVRTTLTALKGASFTMAQEIWRDDTLLFRADVTLVILTETGRPGRLPADIRARVASLAAEAGH, encoded by the coding sequence ATGACCCACAGCTTGCAAATCCGCGTCTATTACGAGGACACCGACCTCGCGGGCATCGTCTATTACGCCAATTACCTGCGCTTCATCGAACGCGCCCGCTCCGAAATGGTCCGCGCCGCGGGCATCGACCAGACAGCGCTCAAATCCGCGGGCCTCGTCTTTGCCGTCCGCAGGGTTGAGGCCGATTACCTCAGCCCCGCCCGTTTCGACGATGTGATCGAGGTGCGCACGACCCTGACCGCGCTCAAGGGCGCAAGCTTCACCATGGCGCAAGAGATCTGGCGCGACGACACCCTCCTCTTCCGCGCCGATGTCACCCTCGTGATCCTGACCGAAACCGGCCGCCCCGGCCGTCTTCCGGCAGATATCCGCGCACGCGTGGCCTCCCTTGCGGCGGAAGCAGGCCACTGA